From a region of the Pectobacterium aquaticum genome:
- a CDS encoding MacB family efflux pump subunit produces the protein MSTSLLKLTGITRCFSNGEQDVTVLKDINLTINQGEMVAIVGASGSGKSTLMNILGCLDKPSAGDYQVAGRAVGELDNDQLAELRREHFGFIFQRYHLLGDLSALGNVEVPAIYAGKRRLERRQRAAELLTRLGLENRLHYRPSQLSGGQQQRVSIARALMNGGGIILADEPTGALDTHSGNEVLSILRDLHRQGNTVVIVTHDMTIAEHAQRIIELRDGEVIADRQTRPEEAVVPSTEAASSPATSALNQFKDRFIDAFKMALLAMNAQRMRTFLTMLGIIIGIASVVSVVALGKGSQEQVLADINSMGTSTLEIFPGKDFGDMDASAIQTLRASDIQPLTQQPYVHSVTPSISTSVTMRYGNIAVSASISGVGEQFFTVRGYTLQRGVLFPRSSVDELKQDAVIDKNTRDKLFPHGEDPIGQVILLGSLPVRIIGVVSKNQGGFGSDENLNVWVPYTTVMKRMVGQSYLKSITVRVKDNIDMNVAEKSITALLTQRHGTKDFFIMNTDSIRQMIEKTTTTLTLLVSMIALISLLVGGIGVMNIMLVSVTERTREIGVRMAVGARTSDIMQQFLIEAVLVCLFGGIIGVALSLAIGVLFAQFSSNFAMMYSSSSIIAAFLCSSLIGIIFGFFPARRAARMEPIHALERE, from the coding sequence ATGTCCACATCCTTACTTAAGTTAACCGGCATTACCCGCTGCTTTTCCAACGGCGAACAGGACGTCACCGTCCTCAAGGACATCAACCTGACCATCAATCAGGGAGAGATGGTGGCGATCGTCGGGGCGTCCGGGTCGGGAAAATCGACACTGATGAATATTCTCGGCTGTCTGGATAAACCGTCCGCTGGTGATTATCAGGTGGCAGGACGCGCCGTTGGCGAACTGGATAACGACCAGCTCGCGGAACTGCGCCGCGAGCATTTTGGCTTTATTTTCCAGCGCTATCACCTGCTCGGCGACCTCAGCGCGCTGGGGAATGTTGAAGTGCCGGCCATTTATGCAGGCAAACGTCGGCTCGAGCGCCGTCAGCGGGCGGCAGAGCTGCTTACTCGGCTAGGACTGGAAAATCGTCTCCACTATCGGCCTAGCCAGCTTTCCGGCGGCCAACAGCAGCGCGTGAGTATCGCGCGGGCGCTGATGAACGGCGGCGGCATCATTCTGGCGGATGAACCAACCGGTGCGTTGGACACCCACAGCGGCAACGAAGTTCTGAGCATACTTCGCGATCTGCACAGACAAGGCAATACCGTCGTGATCGTGACCCACGATATGACGATTGCCGAACACGCTCAGCGCATCATCGAACTGCGTGATGGCGAAGTGATTGCCGACCGGCAAACGCGCCCTGAAGAAGCTGTCGTGCCGTCAACGGAAGCCGCCAGTTCTCCGGCGACGTCCGCCCTGAATCAATTCAAAGATCGCTTTATTGATGCGTTTAAAATGGCGCTACTGGCGATGAACGCCCAGCGAATGCGTACCTTTCTGACCATGCTTGGCATCATCATCGGCATTGCGTCTGTCGTCTCGGTCGTCGCACTGGGAAAAGGCTCACAGGAGCAAGTGCTGGCCGACATCAACTCGATGGGCACCAGCACGCTGGAAATCTTCCCCGGCAAAGACTTCGGCGACATGGATGCCAGCGCCATACAAACGCTGCGAGCCAGCGATATTCAGCCGCTAACGCAGCAGCCCTACGTGCATAGCGTTACGCCGTCTATCTCAACCAGCGTAACGATGCGCTACGGCAACATTGCCGTTTCCGCCAGCATTTCCGGGGTTGGCGAGCAGTTCTTCACCGTACGTGGCTACACTCTACAACGCGGCGTACTTTTCCCTCGCAGCAGCGTCGATGAACTGAAGCAGGACGCAGTAATTGACAAAAACACGCGCGATAAGCTCTTTCCCCACGGCGAAGATCCGATTGGGCAAGTGATTCTGCTGGGCTCGCTGCCCGTAAGGATTATCGGCGTCGTCAGCAAGAATCAGGGCGGCTTCGGCAGCGATGAAAACCTGAACGTGTGGGTGCCGTACACCACGGTGATGAAGCGCATGGTCGGGCAGTCCTACCTGAAAAGCATCACCGTGCGGGTGAAAGACAATATTGATATGAACGTCGCCGAGAAAAGCATCACTGCACTGCTGACGCAGCGGCACGGTACGAAAGATTTCTTTATCATGAACACAGATAGCATTCGTCAGATGATCGAGAAAACCACCACCACGCTCACGCTGCTGGTGTCGATGATCGCACTGATTTCGCTGCTGGTCGGCGGTATTGGCGTGATGAACATCATGCTGGTCTCCGTCACCGAGCGAACCCGAGAGATCGGCGTTCGTATGGCGGTTGGCGCACGCACCAGCGATATCATGCAGCAGTTTCTTATCGAAGCGGTGCTGGTTTGCCTGTTCGGCGGCATCATCGGCGTGGCGCTGTCGCTGGCTATCGGCGTACTGTTTGCACAGTTCAGCAGCAATTTCGCGATGATGTATTCCAGCTCCTCGATTATTGCCGCGTTCCTGTGCTCCAGCCTGATCGGTATTATCTTCGGCTTTTTCCCCGCCCGCCGTGCCGCACGGATGGAACCGATTCACGCGCTGGAGCGGGAATAG
- the cysM gene encoding cysteine synthase CysM translates to MTTLEQCIGNTPLVKLQRITQGLNSEIWLKLEGNNPAGSVKDRAALSMIQQAENRGDIVPGDRLIEATSGNTGIALAMIAAVKGYRLRLLMPDNMSDERQTAMRAYGAELVLVNRKLGMEGARDRAKQMVLAGDGKTLDQFNNPDNSLAHFLTTGPEIWQQTAGKLTHFISSMGTTGTISGVSRYLKQQNSAICTVGLQPAEGSHIPGIRRWTPDYMPGIFRADLVDRILDMTQVDAENTLRQLARQEGIFCGVSSGGAVAGALRIAAENPGSVIVAIACDRGDRYLSTGVFD, encoded by the coding sequence GTGACAACGCTTGAGCAGTGTATTGGCAATACCCCGCTGGTGAAATTGCAGCGCATAACACAGGGGTTGAACAGTGAAATCTGGCTGAAGCTGGAAGGGAATAACCCAGCCGGATCGGTAAAAGATCGGGCTGCGCTCTCCATGATTCAGCAGGCGGAGAATCGCGGTGACATCGTCCCCGGTGATCGGCTCATTGAGGCGACCAGCGGGAACACCGGCATTGCGTTGGCGATGATTGCGGCGGTAAAAGGCTACCGGCTGCGTCTGCTGATGCCGGACAACATGAGCGATGAACGCCAGACCGCGATGCGCGCGTATGGTGCGGAACTGGTGTTGGTGAATCGCAAGCTGGGGATGGAAGGGGCGCGGGATCGGGCGAAACAGATGGTGCTGGCGGGAGACGGGAAAACACTCGATCAGTTCAATAACCCAGACAATTCGCTGGCGCACTTTCTGACGACTGGCCCGGAAATCTGGCAGCAGACGGCGGGTAAGCTGACTCATTTTATTTCCAGCATGGGAACGACTGGCACCATTTCCGGCGTCAGCCGTTATCTGAAACAGCAGAACTCGGCAATTTGTACGGTGGGATTACAACCTGCGGAAGGAAGCCACATTCCCGGTATTCGCCGCTGGACGCCAGACTATATGCCAGGGATTTTCCGTGCCGATCTGGTCGATCGCATTCTGGATATGACGCAGGTGGACGCCGAGAATACGCTGCGACAGCTGGCGCGTCAGGAAGGCATCTTCTGTGGTGTCAGTTCCGGTGGTGCGGTTGCCGGTGCGTTGCGGATTGCGGCAGAAAACCCCGGCAGCGTGATTGTGGCAATCGCCTGCGATCGCGGTGATCGCTATCTGTCCACCGGGGTATTTGATTAA
- a CDS encoding Dyp-type peroxidase produces the protein MTPIQSGILLEHRRFAIFMEAMIQGEFDAIRQGCKKFCQTLQALQQQYPDAGLGAVLAFGNDVWRDLDCNHGAAELKPFTPLGNGLAPATQRDLLIHIQSLRHDVNFTLAQAALAAFGSAIRIEEETHGFRWVEDRDLSGFVDGTENPQGDARHAVAIIPEGQPDAGGSYVFTQRWEHNLKQLQRFSVEQQEQMIGRTKQDNEELSSDERPVTSHLSRVDLKEDGKGLKILRQSLPYGTASGKNGLYFVAYCARLHNIEQQLLSMFGDRDGKRDDMLRFTRAVSGSYFFAPSLDQLLSL, from the coding sequence ATGACACCAATTCAAAGCGGTATTTTATTGGAACACCGCCGTTTTGCCATTTTTATGGAAGCGATGATTCAGGGAGAGTTTGATGCTATCCGGCAGGGATGCAAAAAATTCTGTCAGACGTTGCAAGCGTTACAGCAGCAGTATCCTGATGCGGGATTGGGCGCGGTGCTGGCATTTGGCAACGACGTTTGGCGCGATCTGGATTGCAACCACGGCGCAGCGGAGCTGAAACCGTTCACACCGCTGGGTAACGGGCTTGCTCCAGCCACGCAGCGCGATCTACTGATTCACATCCAATCACTCCGTCATGATGTTAATTTCACGCTGGCACAGGCGGCGCTGGCCGCGTTTGGCAGCGCGATCCGTATCGAAGAAGAGACGCACGGTTTCCGTTGGGTGGAAGATCGCGATTTAAGCGGCTTTGTCGACGGCACGGAAAACCCGCAGGGCGATGCCCGTCACGCTGTGGCGATTATCCCTGAGGGCCAGCCGGATGCGGGCGGCAGCTACGTGTTTACCCAGCGTTGGGAACACAATCTGAAGCAGCTACAGCGTTTTAGCGTGGAACAGCAGGAACAGATGATCGGGCGTACCAAGCAGGATAACGAAGAACTGTCTTCCGATGAGCGCCCTGTGACCTCGCATCTTAGCCGCGTAGATTTAAAGGAAGACGGCAAGGGGCTGAAAATTCTGCGCCAGAGCCTGCCTTATGGCACCGCGAGCGGGAAAAATGGACTCTACTTTGTCGCTTACTGCGCACGTTTGCATAACATTGAGCAGCAGTTGCTGAGCATGTTCGGCGATCGTGACGGTAAACGTGACGACATGCTGCGCTTTACGCGTGCCGTCAGCGGCAGCTACTTCTTTGCGCCTTCTCTGGATCAGCTGTTGTCGCTGTGA
- a CDS encoding RpoE-regulated lipoprotein: protein MNFRPLGLSLVLGLPLFLTGCSTLSNFSWSSLSPFNWFGSSLDVTDAGVGGINAGTPLSEGALQNALDGSYQLRSGMGTSNGQLVAFYQALDGKEVKMIVSGQPKGSVRKVEVMDPAIGSAGGVKIGDVFSTTYSKAFESCQLGQGDDAQSVECAAPQSTHISYVYSGEWSGPEGLMPPDDILKTWKVSKIVWHAQARNSSVL, encoded by the coding sequence ATGAATTTTCGCCCGCTGGGGTTATCGCTGGTGCTGGGTTTACCGCTGTTTCTGACCGGATGCAGCACACTTTCCAATTTCTCCTGGTCCAGCCTGTCGCCGTTTAACTGGTTCGGCAGCTCGTTGGACGTTACCGATGCGGGTGTCGGTGGCATCAATGCCGGTACGCCACTGTCCGAAGGGGCGCTACAGAACGCGCTGGATGGCAGTTATCAACTGCGTAGCGGAATGGGAACGTCCAACGGTCAACTGGTCGCGTTTTATCAGGCGCTGGATGGCAAAGAGGTGAAAATGATCGTCAGCGGCCAGCCGAAGGGCAGCGTGCGCAAAGTTGAGGTCATGGATCCGGCGATTGGCAGCGCAGGTGGCGTAAAAATAGGGGATGTTTTTAGCACTACCTACAGTAAAGCGTTTGAATCCTGCCAGTTAGGGCAAGGTGATGATGCGCAGAGCGTGGAATGTGCCGCGCCGCAGAGTACGCATATCAGCTACGTCTATTCCGGCGAGTGGAGCGGCCCAGAAGGCTTGATGCCGCCCGATGATATCCTGAAAACCTGGAAAGTGAGCAAAATCGTGTGGCACGCGCAGGCGCGAAACTCATCCGTTTTATAA
- a CDS encoding ABC transporter ATP-binding protein/permease has protein sequence MRKVVAQFVDLCRPFWGGKRSWQAWLLLLVAISMGGMIVYLNVLLNEWSKTFYDALGAFDSSLLLSLMKEYGVYILLYIGSIVYQEWFTKLLIIRWRTALTAELVDSWLAKRAFYRMSVAGKIDNPDQRIAEDINLFVDKAVSLVIEFLIVTARLFSFVVILWGLSGVQRFTLFGKEWVIEGYLVWIAILYTLLGSLITHVVGKRLHNINYEKQKAEADFRAALLRKHDNAEQIALYGGEAQEKSHLQRHFSAIVSNWGRFMNAERNLGFFTTGYMRVSQIVPVFAALPAFLSKTVTLGGLMQIRGAFAQLHGALSWFIHKYKEFVILSASMARLSQFKDEIKRHQSEQVDAPVGQDLRIDQLSFTTPQGSPLLQKVDLRCEAGSWSKFSGRSGLGKSTLLRTLNGLWPYYDGRWQSLEGRSLLLPQQSYLGQGTLAEILCYPHPPLADSEMLRQTLDSVGLGAWRDRLDEQLNWDRVFSGGERQRVAFARALIAKPDTLYLDEATSNLDHDAARQLLALVKLVLPACTVVAITHQTELDDLFTHRYDLTDFASQRS, from the coding sequence GTGAGGAAGGTTGTCGCTCAATTTGTCGATCTCTGCCGCCCCTTCTGGGGCGGTAAACGCAGCTGGCAGGCATGGCTCCTACTGCTTGTAGCCATTTCGATGGGCGGGATGATCGTCTATCTCAATGTGTTGTTAAACGAGTGGAGTAAGACGTTTTATGATGCGTTAGGCGCATTCGACAGCAGTTTGTTGCTGTCTCTGATGAAAGAATACGGCGTTTACATCCTGCTCTATATCGGGTCGATCGTGTATCAGGAGTGGTTTACCAAACTGCTAATTATCCGCTGGCGTACCGCGTTAACCGCCGAGCTGGTAGATAGCTGGCTGGCGAAGCGGGCATTTTATCGCATGTCGGTTGCGGGCAAGATTGATAACCCAGACCAGCGTATTGCCGAAGATATCAACCTGTTTGTCGATAAAGCCGTTAGTCTGGTCATCGAATTTTTGATCGTGACCGCGCGTTTGTTCTCTTTCGTCGTCATTCTGTGGGGATTATCGGGCGTTCAGCGCTTTACGCTGTTTGGCAAAGAGTGGGTAATCGAAGGTTATCTGGTGTGGATCGCTATTCTGTATACGCTGCTCGGCAGCCTGATTACGCATGTGGTCGGGAAGCGTCTGCATAATATTAATTATGAGAAGCAAAAGGCAGAGGCCGATTTCCGTGCGGCGCTGCTACGTAAGCATGATAACGCCGAGCAAATCGCGCTGTACGGCGGTGAAGCGCAGGAGAAAAGCCATCTTCAGCGGCATTTCTCCGCCATCGTGTCGAACTGGGGGCGTTTTATGAATGCCGAGCGTAATCTGGGCTTCTTCACCACAGGCTATATGCGTGTAAGCCAGATTGTGCCGGTCTTTGCCGCTCTGCCTGCTTTCCTGAGTAAAACGGTAACGCTGGGCGGGCTGATGCAGATTCGCGGGGCGTTTGCGCAGTTGCACGGTGCGCTGAGCTGGTTTATCCATAAGTACAAAGAATTCGTGATTCTTTCTGCCAGTATGGCGCGTCTCAGCCAGTTCAAGGACGAAATCAAACGTCATCAGTCTGAACAGGTCGATGCGCCGGTAGGGCAGGATTTACGTATTGATCAGCTTTCTTTCACCACGCCGCAGGGCTCTCCGCTGCTGCAAAAGGTGGATCTGCGCTGTGAAGCGGGTAGCTGGAGTAAGTTTTCTGGCCGCAGCGGGCTGGGGAAATCCACGCTGCTGCGTACGCTAAATGGTCTGTGGCCGTATTACGATGGCCGCTGGCAATCGCTGGAAGGTCGCAGCTTGCTGTTACCGCAGCAAAGCTATTTGGGGCAGGGTACGCTGGCAGAGATCCTCTGCTATCCGCATCCGCCGCTGGCCGACAGTGAGATGCTGCGTCAGACGCTCGATAGCGTTGGGCTGGGCGCGTGGCGCGATCGTCTGGATGAGCAACTGAACTGGGATCGGGTGTTCTCCGGCGGGGAGCGGCAGCGTGTCGCCTTTGCCCGCGCGCTGATTGCTAAACCCGATACGCTCTATCTGGATGAAGCGACCAGCAATCTGGATCATGACGCCGCCAGACAGCTTTTGGCGCTGGTCAAGCTGGTGTTGCCCGCGTGTACCGTGGTGGCGATTACGCACCAGACGGAGCTGGACGATTTGTTCACGCACCGTTATGACTTAACGGATTTTGCCTCACAGCGCAGTTGA